Part of the Nevskiales bacterium genome is shown below.
TTGATGGGGGAAGGTTAGGATGGGGGTGAATGATGACAGACGGCTCCACCACCCCCTCCCCGACCCTCCCCCATCAAGGGGGGGGGCGCGGAATCATCCCTGCCCGCGAACGCCTGATCTTCGCGCTCGACGTGCCGGACGCGAATGCCGCGCGCGCGCTGGTCACGCGGCTGGGCGAGAGCGTGGTCTTCTACAAAATCGGCCTCGAGCTGAGCATGTCCACCGGCTTCTTCGGCCTGCTGGACTGGCTCAAGGCCGAAGACAAGAAGGTCTTCGTGGACCTCAAGTTCTTCGACATCCCGGAAACCGTGGCGCGCGCGGTCGGCAACCTCGCCGCGCGCGGCGCCGACTTCTGCACCGTCCACGGCAACCAGGCGATCATGGAGGCGGCAGCGAAAGCCAAGTCCGGCAACCTCAAGCTGCTGGCCGTGACCGCACTCACCAGCCTCGACCGCGGCGACCTCGACGACCTCGGCTTCGCCTGCGACGTGGGCGAGCTGGTGCTGTCGCGTGCGCGGCGCGCGCTGGCGGCCGGCTGCGACGGCGTGGTGTCCTCCGGGCTCGAAGTCGAGCGCCTGCGGCGTGAGGCGCCGCGCGAGCTGATCGTGGTCACGCCCGGCATCCGGCCCGTGGACAACGTGCGCGAGGGCGACCAGAAACGCGTGATGACGCCGGCGGCCGCGATCCGGTCCGGCGCGGATTACCTGGTGGTCGGCCGGCCCATCCGCGACGCCGCCGACCCGCGCGCCGCCGCCGAAGCGATCCAGACAGAAATTGAAAATGCATTAAATGCACGGACAGGATAACAAGATCGACAGGATGAACAGGCCATGACCTTGATTCTCGAACTGGATTAATCTGTGACTCCTGTAAATCCTGTCGTCCTGTCCAAGTCTTCATCATGAAAAACGACCGTCTGCTGCGCGCGCTGCTGCGTCAGCCGGTGGACCGCACGCCGGTGTGGATGATGCGCCAGGCCGGCCGCTACCTGCCGGAATACCGCGCCGTGCGCGACAAGGCCGGCGATTTCATGACCATGTGCAAAACGCCGGAACTGGCCTGTGAGGTCACGCTGCAACCGCTGCGGCGCTTCCCGCTCGACGCCGCGATCCTGTTCTCGGACATCCTCACCATCCCGGACGCGATGGGCCTGGGCCTGCACTTCGTCGAGGGCGAAGGCCCGAAGCTCCACACGCCAGTGCGCAGCGCAGCGCAGATCGAAAAGCTCGCCGCACCCGATCCCGAGACCGACCTGCGCTACGTCATGGATGCCGTGCGCCTGATCCGGCGCGAGCTGGACGGCGCCGTGCCCCTCATCGGTTTCGCCGGCAGCCCCTGGACACTCGCCACCTACATGGTCGAAGGCGGCGGCGGGCATGATTTCGCCCTCATCAAGAAGATGCTGTACGACGCGCCCGAACTGCTGCACGCGCTGCTCGGCAAGTTGGCGCTTGCGGTGCGTGACTATCTCAACGCCCAGATCCGTGCCGGCGCGCAGGCGGTGCAGATCTTCGATACCTGGGGCGGCGTGCTGTCGCCCGACACCTATGCGCTGTTCTCCCTGACCTACATCCGCCAGATCGTCAGCGGCCTGATCCGCGAGCAGGACGGCCGCCGCGTGCCGGTGATCGTGTTCACGAAGGGGGGCGGGCAGTGGCTGGAGGCCATGGTCGGCTGCGGCTGCGACGCGCTGGGCCTGGACTGGACCACGGACCTGGACGATGCGCGCCGGCGCGTCGGCGCACAGGTCGCCCTGCAGGGCAATCTCGATCCCTGCGTGCTCTACGCCAGCCCGGCGAAGATCCGCGCGCAGGTCGCCGCGCTGCTGGCCGATTTCGGCGCGCACGACGGGCATGTCTTCAACCTCGGGCACGGCATCCTGCCGGACGTGAACCCCGAGCATGCCGGCGCGATGATCGCCGCCGTGCAGGAACTCAGTCCCGCCTATCATCGCCGCTAGGCCGGGCGCCCGCGCTGCGGTTATAGTGTCCGGGCCCGACAAAAACCATCCGATCATGTGGCGCATCCTCCCTGACTGGCTGCTGGCCTCGATCATCGTCCTGCTCGGCTGCACGGCCACGGTGCTGATCTTCCTGTTCGTGGTGCTGGTGCCGGCGCTGCTCAAGGTGCTGATCCCCATCCCCACCTGGCAACGCTGGATGACCGCGCTGCTGGTGCCCGGCGTGAGCTTCTGGGCCTGGACCATCACCCGCTGCATGGATCTGGCGCGCCAGCCCGTATGGGACGTGCAATGGCCCCC
Proteins encoded:
- the pyrF gene encoding orotidine-5'-phosphate decarboxylase, translating into MMTDGSTTPSPTLPHQGGGRGIIPARERLIFALDVPDANAARALVTRLGESVVFYKIGLELSMSTGFFGLLDWLKAEDKKVFVDLKFFDIPETVARAVGNLAARGADFCTVHGNQAIMEAAAKAKSGNLKLLAVTALTSLDRGDLDDLGFACDVGELVLSRARRALAAGCDGVVSSGLEVERLRREAPRELIVVTPGIRPVDNVREGDQKRVMTPAAAIRSGADYLVVGRPIRDAADPRAAAEAIQTEIENALNARTG
- the hemE gene encoding uroporphyrinogen decarboxylase — translated: MKNDRLLRALLRQPVDRTPVWMMRQAGRYLPEYRAVRDKAGDFMTMCKTPELACEVTLQPLRRFPLDAAILFSDILTIPDAMGLGLHFVEGEGPKLHTPVRSAAQIEKLAAPDPETDLRYVMDAVRLIRRELDGAVPLIGFAGSPWTLATYMVEGGGGHDFALIKKMLYDAPELLHALLGKLALAVRDYLNAQIRAGAQAVQIFDTWGGVLSPDTYALFSLTYIRQIVSGLIREQDGRRVPVIVFTKGGGQWLEAMVGCGCDALGLDWTTDLDDARRRVGAQVALQGNLDPCVLYASPAKIRAQVAALLADFGAHDGHVFNLGHGILPDVNPEHAGAMIAAVQELSPAYHRR